One segment of Cryptococcus neoformans var. grubii H99 chromosome 2, complete sequence DNA contains the following:
- a CDS encoding translation initiation factor 3 subunit D, producing the protein MANFVLPPIHDNSDGSWGPSTSALPAQFKDIPYAPFSKSDKITRIADWHDPQAEAATGTRTARIVQAGGRRTAYGAAEGTVFGFVHDEDEKSFSLVDSGVRVGARGKAPIRGRSVRGVASARGARGRGGQRGGFSTRGGRGGARGGYGDWNKPQRTRDSSVTIGPEWEVLEEIDFTRLSKLSLSVEDPEDLASYGTVQAYDKTFDRINTRNEKPLEIVNRVRYNPSTSDDPIISQYAEKKEAQIFATDSILAVLMCAGRSVNSWDIILEHRNGQVFFDKRESGPLDYITVNENAADPPVDSDDASNINSAGSLSLEATYISHNFSSQVSANSKSKAYTPNPNPFYSPEVESEPPASTLYKYRKFDLSIDEEEQFDVILRTEADAYLGKKEVLVTVKALNEYDPRVQGGSGKPLDWRKNLDTQKGAILASEMKNNSAKFARWATQSILAGVEQMKMGYISRANPRDAQRHTIVGVQSFKPVDFARQMNVSLANGWGIVRTIADLVLKQPEGKFVLVKDPNNPLVRLYKVPDDTFDAGAEEEEEEQDEE; encoded by the exons ATGGCCAACTTCGtcctccctcccatccACGATAACTCCGACGGATCATGGGGTCCCAGCACCAGTGCCCTTCCTGCACAATTCAAGGA CATTCCTTACgctcccttctccaagtCTGATAAAATCACTCGAATCGCCGACTGGCACGATCCTCAAGCCGAAGCTGCCACTGGAACCCGTACTGCCCGTATCGTTCAAGCCGGGGGCCGACGAACTGCTTATGGCGCTGCCGAAGGAACTGTTTTCGGCTTTGTTCacgatgaggacgagaagagCTTCTCGCTCGTTGACAGCGGCGTTAGGGTTGGTGCTAGAGGTAAGGCCCCTATCAGGGGAAGGAGTGTCAGGGGTGTTGCTTCAGCCAGGGGTGCCAGAGGACGAGGTGGTCAACGAGGTGGATTCAGCACCAGGGGTGGCAGGGGCGGTGCCCGAGGTGGATATGGTGACTGGAACAAGCCTCAACGAACTAGGGACTCTTCCGTCACTATCGGTCCTGAGTGGGAGGTTCTTGAGGAAATTGACTTTACCCGTCTGTCTAAGTTGAGCCTTTCTGTCGAGGACCCTGAGGATCT TGCTTCATACGGTACAGTCCAAGCTTACGACAAGACCTTTGATCGAATCAATACCAGGAATGAGAAGCCCCTCGAGATTGTCAATCGTGTCAGGTACAACCCCTCTACCAGCGATGatcccatcatctctcaG TACgccgaaaagaaggaagctcAGATTTTTGCAACCGACTCTATCCTTGCTGTCCTTATGTGTGCCGGTCGATCCGTAAACTCCTGGGATATCATCCTCGAACACCGAAACGGTCAAGTCTTTTTCGACAAACGAGAGTCTGGACCTCTCGACTACATCACCGTTAACGAGAATGCCGCCGACCCCCCTGTTGACTCTGACGACGCCAGCAACATTAACTCTGCCGgctccctctctctcgaGGCCACCTACATCTCTCACAacttctcttctcaagtCTCTGCCAACTCCAAATCCAAGGCGTATACCCCCAACCCCAACCCCTTCTACTCCCCCGAAGTCGAGTCCGAACCTCCTGCGTCCACTCTTTACAAGTACAGGAAGTTCGACCTTTCcatcgatgaagaagagcagttTGATGTCATTCTCCGAACCGAGGCTGACGCTTATCttggcaagaaggaagtcCTTGTCACTGTCAAGGCTCTCAATGAGTACGACCCTCGTGTCCAGGGTGGTTCCGGCAAGCCCCTTGattggaggaagaatctCGACACTCAGAAGGGTGCTATCCTTGCTAGCGAGATGAAGAACAACAGTGCCAAGTTTGCTCGATGGGCTACCCAGTCTATCTTGGCCGGTGTTgagcagatgaagatgggttACATTTCTCGAGCCAACCCCAGGGACGCCCAAAGACATACCATCGTCGGCGTGCAATCATTTAAGCCTGTTGACTTTGCTAGGCAGATGAACGTCTCCCTTGCCAACGGTTGGGGTATCGTGCGAACAATTGCCGATCTTGTGCTCAAGCAGCCTGAAGGCAAGTTTGTCCTTGTCAAGGACCCAAATAAC CCCTTGGTGAGGTTGTACAAGGTTCCTGACGACACTTTCGATGCCGgcgcagaggaagaggaagaggagcaggacGAGGAGTAG